The Pontiella agarivorans genome includes a window with the following:
- a CDS encoding esterase/lipase family protein — protein MKIILLTGILIMTAFLLYGTPGFHTCASVKKQETVVLLHGLARSSKAMNKLEKKLTAEGYTVINHDYPSTSATIEKLTADIFQSLEPQICPAARVHFVTHSMGGIILREYLEDHDLPNLGRVVMLAPPSRGSEVTDKLGGVFLYQWINGPAGNQLGTNGHPLRLKAPEFELGIVAGDRSINPILSMLIPGPDDGKVALARVKPAAYTDYLQLHTTHATMMWNRTVIEQTVLFLESGRFTAGQSSCSIEHPPTKQPPGGPA, from the coding sequence ATGAAAATTATTCTGCTGACCGGAATTCTGATTATGACCGCGTTTCTTCTGTATGGAACCCCCGGATTTCACACTTGCGCAAGTGTGAAAAAACAGGAAACCGTCGTGCTGCTTCACGGGCTCGCCCGTTCGTCCAAAGCCATGAACAAGCTGGAGAAAAAACTGACGGCCGAGGGGTATACCGTCATCAATCACGACTATCCTTCAACCTCCGCAACCATCGAAAAACTGACGGCCGATATTTTCCAATCCCTGGAACCGCAGATCTGTCCGGCCGCACGGGTGCATTTTGTGACCCATTCCATGGGCGGGATCATTCTGCGCGAATACCTGGAAGACCACGATCTTCCAAACCTTGGAAGAGTCGTCATGCTGGCACCGCCGAGCCGCGGCAGCGAGGTGACCGATAAACTCGGCGGCGTCTTTCTTTATCAATGGATCAACGGTCCGGCCGGGAATCAGCTGGGTACCAACGGCCACCCGCTCCGGCTGAAGGCTCCGGAGTTTGAACTGGGCATTGTGGCGGGCGACCGCTCGATCAACCCGATTCTCTCCATGCTGATTCCCGGCCCGGACGATGGCAAGGTCGCGCTTGCCCGGGTGAAACCTGCCGCCTACACCGATTACCTCCAGCTCCACACCACGCACGCCACGATGATGTGGAACCGGACGGTGATTGAGCAGACCGTCCTCTTTCTGGAATCCGGCCGCTTCACCGCAGGCCAATCATCCTGCTCCATTGAGCACCCTCCAACCAAACAGCCCCCCGGAGGCCCGGCATGA
- a CDS encoding MFS transporter yields MKNTFKWLNISQATGAFNDNAFKMTAVIVLVSLLGDQSLPTVIAICSALFVIPFILFSNAAGSLADRFSKKNIIIVSKWMEVELLAISVPTLISGLVWPVYALLFLLCTQSALFGPAKRGIVPELVNDEELSRANGFLTAATYVAIILGTALPALMVGYLGLSPLLVLAVCAALALTGAFASYKMADVPAFGKTRHTSPWIIPDVVHAVKSIKTDNWAKQAMLGLVLFGGITALFQQTLVLYGREALGLTVERAPMLFPLAAVGIGLGALLTGKLSKHTIEIGLIPVGALGVMLSAIGLSLATGPIVIGGWIVFLGMGCGMYLVPLNAFLQQRVPADKRGAVFGATDFLSFSTMVAASGLFYLLTNVFHMNARGCVLVTGLIAAVPAVIACLRLPGFFTRFWLIRLVNRLYKIRFQGLENLPREGGALLICNHTAYADALLLQAATGRPIRFVMSRDVFKTWKWAYPFFKLTDCIPIHTSDGPRALARSLKEAREAMEAGAIVGVFPEGALTTNGNLMKFNKGFEKIARNSGCPIIPAHIGNIWGSIFSFKNGKPGLRKPEQFPRPVSVRFGQALPTDTPADEARCVIAELGANYATEQSLKPGNTLAHKFIAQARRNWFRPIISDTLGQKATYGKLLTGSVALANRMKPQIKNHQNIGIFLPTSVGNVLANLALTLSGKTAVNLNWTASADAQVSAVKQAKIKYVITSRRFLQKTGAPDLPVRRIYLEDLLKNLGRVEKFRALRAALFASPQHLAGGREPQPGDLATIIFSSGTTGMPKGVMLSHANILSNVESTQAVQAFTKKDSMCAILPLFHAFGYLGLMWWPLLKGIRTAYHPNPLQTARVIRLIKEEQLTALLATPTFLQAYTRKAAAEDFQSLEHVITGGEKLRTDVADAFKAKFDLQPLEGYGCTELSPVALLSLKNGYRAGAAGQPLPGVAVRIVNPETRETLADGEAGLMLIKGPNVMQGYLNQPEKTAEVLQDGWYNTGDIATMDPRGYVSISGRLSRFSKIGGEMVPHGAVEEALQQVAESEEPCVAVVGVEDRAKGEQLAVCITPAAGDPENLISKLRNLGLPNLWIPRAANFFHLPELPTLGTGKLDLQSVYKTVRAS; encoded by the coding sequence ATGAAAAATACATTCAAATGGTTAAATATCAGTCAGGCCACCGGGGCCTTTAACGACAATGCCTTTAAGATGACGGCGGTCATCGTGCTGGTTTCCCTGCTGGGCGATCAGAGCCTGCCGACCGTCATCGCCATCTGCTCAGCACTCTTCGTTATCCCTTTTATCCTCTTCTCCAATGCCGCCGGCTCTTTGGCCGACCGGTTCAGCAAGAAAAACATCATCATCGTCAGCAAATGGATGGAAGTCGAGCTGCTGGCCATCTCGGTTCCCACCCTGATTTCCGGTCTGGTCTGGCCGGTCTATGCGCTGCTCTTTCTGCTCTGCACCCAGAGTGCCCTCTTCGGTCCTGCCAAACGCGGCATTGTGCCGGAACTGGTGAACGACGAAGAGCTCTCCCGCGCCAACGGCTTCCTCACCGCCGCCACCTATGTTGCCATCATTCTGGGCACTGCGCTGCCCGCGCTGATGGTCGGTTATCTCGGGCTGAGCCCCCTGCTGGTGCTGGCAGTCTGCGCCGCGCTGGCCCTGACCGGTGCCTTTGCTTCCTATAAAATGGCCGACGTTCCGGCCTTTGGAAAAACGCGCCACACCTCGCCGTGGATTATTCCCGATGTTGTGCATGCGGTTAAATCGATCAAAACCGACAACTGGGCCAAGCAGGCCATGCTCGGCCTCGTGCTCTTCGGCGGCATCACCGCCCTGTTTCAGCAGACCCTCGTGCTCTATGGCCGCGAAGCCCTCGGCCTCACCGTGGAGCGCGCACCGATGCTTTTCCCGCTGGCCGCCGTCGGCATCGGACTCGGCGCGCTGCTGACCGGAAAACTGTCGAAGCACACGATTGAAATCGGCCTGATTCCGGTCGGTGCCCTGGGTGTGATGCTCAGCGCCATCGGCCTTTCGCTGGCAACCGGCCCTATCGTAATCGGCGGATGGATTGTTTTCCTGGGCATGGGCTGCGGCATGTATCTGGTTCCACTCAACGCCTTCCTGCAGCAGCGCGTTCCGGCCGATAAACGCGGCGCGGTTTTCGGAGCCACCGATTTTCTGAGTTTCTCCACCATGGTGGCGGCCTCCGGCCTCTTTTATCTGCTCACCAACGTTTTCCACATGAACGCCCGCGGCTGCGTGCTTGTGACCGGACTGATCGCCGCAGTGCCGGCTGTAATCGCCTGCCTGCGCCTGCCGGGCTTCTTCACGCGCTTCTGGCTGATCCGCCTGGTGAACCGCCTCTATAAAATCCGTTTCCAGGGATTGGAAAATCTGCCGCGCGAAGGCGGCGCCCTGCTGATCTGCAACCACACCGCCTATGCCGATGCCCTGCTGCTGCAGGCCGCCACCGGCCGCCCGATCCGCTTTGTCATGTCGCGCGATGTGTTCAAAACCTGGAAATGGGCCTACCCCTTCTTCAAACTCACCGACTGCATTCCGATTCATACCTCCGACGGACCGCGCGCCCTCGCCCGGTCGCTAAAAGAAGCGCGCGAAGCCATGGAAGCCGGCGCCATCGTCGGCGTCTTTCCGGAAGGCGCCCTGACCACCAACGGCAACCTGATGAAATTCAACAAGGGGTTCGAAAAGATTGCCCGCAACAGCGGATGCCCGATTATTCCGGCGCATATCGGAAATATCTGGGGCAGCATCTTCAGCTTTAAAAACGGCAAGCCGGGCCTCCGTAAACCGGAGCAGTTCCCCCGCCCGGTCTCAGTGCGTTTCGGCCAGGCCCTGCCGACCGACACTCCGGCCGATGAAGCCCGCTGCGTGATCGCCGAACTCGGCGCCAACTATGCCACCGAACAAAGCCTGAAACCCGGCAATACGCTGGCTCATAAATTCATCGCCCAGGCCCGCCGCAACTGGTTCCGGCCGATCATCTCCGACACGCTCGGACAGAAAGCAACCTATGGCAAACTGCTGACCGGATCGGTTGCGTTGGCCAACCGCATGAAACCGCAGATAAAAAATCACCAGAACATCGGCATCTTCCTGCCGACCTCCGTGGGCAATGTGCTGGCAAATCTGGCGCTGACCCTCTCCGGAAAAACCGCCGTTAACCTGAACTGGACCGCATCTGCAGACGCCCAGGTCTCGGCCGTGAAACAGGCAAAAATAAAATATGTCATCACGTCGCGCCGCTTCCTGCAGAAAACCGGGGCCCCGGACCTTCCGGTACGCCGGATCTACCTCGAAGACCTGCTGAAAAACCTGGGCCGCGTTGAAAAGTTCCGCGCCCTCCGCGCCGCGCTGTTCGCCTCACCGCAGCACCTGGCCGGCGGACGCGAACCGCAGCCGGGCGACCTCGCCACCATCATTTTTTCCTCCGGCACCACCGGTATGCCGAAGGGCGTCATGCTCAGCCACGCCAACATTCTCTCGAACGTGGAATCCACGCAGGCGGTTCAGGCCTTCACCAAAAAAGATTCCATGTGCGCCATCCTTCCGCTGTTTCATGCCTTCGGCTATCTGGGCCTGATGTGGTGGCCGCTGCTCAAGGGCATCCGCACGGCCTATCACCCCAACCCGCTGCAGACCGCCCGCGTAATCCGACTGATTAAAGAAGAACAGCTGACAGCCCTGCTGGCCACGCCGACCTTCCTGCAGGCCTACACCCGGAAAGCGGCCGCCGAAGATTTCCAATCATTGGAACATGTAATCACCGGCGGCGAAAAACTGCGCACCGATGTGGCCGACGCGTTTAAAGCAAAATTTGATCTCCAGCCGCTGGAGGGCTACGGATGCACCGAGCTTTCGCCTGTAGCCCTGCTCAGCCTGAAAAACGGATACCGCGCCGGCGCCGCCGGCCAGCCGCTGCCGGGCGTCGCCGTGCGTATCGTAAACCCGGAAACCCGCGAAACGCTGGCCGACGGCGAAGCAGGTCTCATGCTGATCAAGGGCCCCAATGTCATGCAGGGCTATCTGAACCAGCCGGAAAAAACCGCCGAAGTCCTGCAGGACGGATGGTACAACACCGGCGATATCGCCACCATGGACCCGCGCGGATACGTCAGCATCAGCGGCCGCCTTTCGCGCTTCAGTAAAATCGGCGGCGAGATGGTTCCGCACGGAGCCGTCGAGGAAGCCCTGCAGCAGGTGGCCGAATCCGAGGAGCCGTGCGTCGCGGTGGTCGGTGTCGAAGACCGGGCCAAAGGCGAACAGCTCGCCGTCTGCATTACCCCGGCCGCCGGCGATCCGGAAAACCTGATTTCCAAACTCCGGAACCTGGGCCTTCCGAACCTGTGGATTCCGCGCGCCGCCAACTTTTTCCACCTGCCGGAACTTCCAACCCTTGGAACCGGTAAACTCGATCTCCAGTCCGTCTATAAAACCGTGAGGGCATCATGA
- a CDS encoding sigma-54-dependent transcriptional regulator: MDKNFFKMVSQAAFSNPFGEKRVDIDRQIVGADETADWHSMLQPLLTRLEEEIGQLRESGELVIDRDGGEEVRAVGVSILFHIFHRYMDQFDRLIEEQIAAGDESLRAPFAFQCLEDLTGFGFGREDARRYVAMFYQIRRAYYFISTGLVGESPAMKQLRARLWDNIFTHEIAWYESCLWNRMEDFSTLLLGETGTGKGAAAAAIGRSGYIPFNPQAQKFEESFTRAFVAINLSQYPAALIESELFGHRKGAFTGAIEKHEGIFSRCSAYGAIFLDEIGDVSIPIQIKLLQVLQERTFSPVGSHEKLRFNGRVIAATNKSIDELRKAGEFRDDFYYRLCSDIITVPPLRERIRQTPKELEMLAGHLMERICGADLKFPILGKLKEDVGRNYAWPGNVRELEQAIRRVMITGSYSGDASADSPADEGLEQAMVSGSLTAREVVETYCRELYAVYGNYGEVARRTGLDWRTVKKNVSA; this comes from the coding sequence ATGGATAAAAACTTTTTTAAAATGGTATCGCAGGCGGCGTTCAGTAATCCGTTCGGCGAAAAACGGGTGGATATTGACCGGCAGATTGTCGGGGCGGACGAGACAGCCGACTGGCATTCCATGCTTCAGCCGCTGCTGACGCGGCTGGAGGAGGAGATCGGGCAGCTCAGGGAATCCGGGGAGCTTGTGATTGACCGGGACGGAGGCGAAGAGGTCCGGGCGGTGGGCGTCAGTATTCTGTTCCACATTTTCCATCGTTACATGGATCAGTTCGACCGGCTGATCGAGGAGCAGATCGCAGCGGGTGATGAATCGCTGCGCGCACCTTTTGCCTTCCAATGTCTGGAAGACCTGACGGGGTTCGGCTTCGGGCGCGAGGATGCGCGGCGGTATGTGGCGATGTTTTATCAGATCCGGCGCGCCTATTATTTTATTTCAACCGGCCTGGTCGGGGAATCCCCGGCGATGAAGCAGCTGCGGGCCCGGCTCTGGGATAATATTTTTACGCACGAAATTGCGTGGTATGAATCGTGTTTATGGAACCGCATGGAAGATTTTTCCACGCTGCTGCTGGGCGAGACCGGGACGGGCAAGGGCGCGGCCGCGGCGGCGATCGGTCGGTCGGGCTATATTCCGTTTAATCCCCAGGCGCAGAAGTTTGAGGAGAGTTTTACCCGCGCGTTTGTTGCGATCAACCTGTCGCAATATCCGGCCGCGCTGATTGAGTCGGAGCTGTTCGGGCATCGGAAGGGCGCGTTTACCGGGGCGATCGAAAAGCATGAGGGTATTTTTTCGCGGTGCAGTGCCTACGGGGCCATTTTTCTGGATGAAATCGGAGATGTGAGCATTCCGATTCAGATCAAGCTGCTGCAGGTGCTGCAGGAGCGCACCTTCTCGCCGGTGGGCAGTCACGAAAAGCTGCGCTTTAACGGGCGGGTGATTGCCGCCACCAACAAATCCATCGACGAACTGCGGAAGGCGGGCGAGTTCCGGGATGATTTTTATTATCGGCTCTGCTCCGACATCATCACGGTTCCGCCGCTGCGCGAGCGGATCCGGCAGACACCGAAAGAGCTGGAAATGCTCGCCGGACATCTGATGGAGCGGATCTGCGGGGCGGACCTGAAATTTCCAATCCTTGGAAAACTCAAGGAGGACGTGGGGCGCAATTATGCTTGGCCCGGCAATGTCCGTGAGCTGGAGCAGGCGATCCGCAGGGTGATGATTACGGGGTCGTATTCGGGCGATGCTTCCGCAGATTCCCCTGCCGATGAGGGACTGGAGCAGGCGATGGTTTCCGGCAGCCTGACGGCCCGGGAGGTGGTTGAAACATATTGCCGGGAGCTCTATGCCGTCTATGGAAACTACGGGGAGGTGGCCCGCCGCACCGGCCTCGACTGGCGGACGGTGAAGAAGAATGTGAGTGCATAA
- the tsf gene encoding translation elongation factor Ts: protein MAITTSMIKELRDATSMGINDCKKALEQTDGDFDAAVKILREKGAAVAAKRASKEAKEGMVASLVADDAKSAGMLEINCETDFVTRNEDFQAFVEEMRLDALNHESDKMAEDVKDKVEEKIASIGEKIQLRRNVKWDVEGIGAIATYIHMGGKVGVLLELGFEKEETAASPVYKELAKDLTLHVAAAAPAYLNRDEVPAEMLEEEMDIARKQLAGKPENIMEGILKGKANKFYSLICFLEQGFVKEDKVSITKLLEEKGKELGDTITVKRYIRYQLGA, encoded by the coding sequence ATGGCTATTACCACTTCAATGATTAAAGAACTTCGCGATGCCACCAGCATGGGCATCAACGACTGCAAAAAAGCCCTCGAACAAACCGACGGTGATTTTGATGCAGCCGTTAAAATCCTTCGTGAAAAAGGCGCGGCCGTTGCCGCCAAACGCGCCTCCAAAGAAGCTAAAGAAGGCATGGTCGCCTCGCTCGTCGCCGACGATGCCAAATCGGCCGGTATGCTCGAAATCAACTGCGAAACCGACTTCGTTACCCGTAACGAAGACTTCCAGGCGTTTGTTGAAGAAATGCGCCTCGACGCACTGAATCACGAATCCGACAAAATGGCCGAAGACGTGAAAGATAAAGTTGAAGAAAAAATCGCCTCGATCGGCGAAAAAATTCAGCTTCGCCGCAACGTCAAATGGGACGTGGAAGGCATCGGCGCCATCGCCACCTACATCCACATGGGCGGCAAGGTCGGCGTTCTGCTCGAACTCGGTTTCGAAAAAGAAGAAACCGCAGCGTCTCCGGTTTATAAGGAACTGGCCAAGGACCTGACCCTGCACGTTGCAGCGGCTGCTCCGGCCTACCTGAACCGCGACGAAGTTCCGGCCGAAATGCTGGAAGAAGAAATGGACATCGCCCGCAAACAGCTCGCAGGAAAGCCGGAAAATATCATGGAAGGCATCCTCAAGGGCAAGGCGAACAAATTCTACAGCCTGATCTGCTTCCTGGAGCAGGGCTTTGTTAAAGAAGACAAAGTCTCCATCACCAAGCTGCTGGAAGAAAAAGGCAAAGAACTGGGCGACACCATCACGGTGAAACGCTACATCCGCTACCAGCTCGGCGCATAA
- the rpsB gene encoding 30S ribosomal protein S2, producing MADSFTKTVSVQDLLDAGLHFGHQTKRWNPKMKRYIHSAKNGIYIIDLNKTMSQLELAKTFLNDVILRGEKILFVGTKKQAREIFQGCAEDTNQPYVVHRWLGGMLTNNKTIRSSVSRMRELQKMEKDGSMDKLPKKEVSVLRRELNKLERNLTGIAQMDKKPGALFVVDLKRERLALAEAKRLNIPIVALVDTNADPDLVDYPIPGNDDSLRSIGLICEVLGETMKAADAEYTAKAKAEREKREAAEAEERAKAKAAREERQKKEAEDKKKREEVLKKIKEQKKKADEAKKAEAEAAAPAEEVKEAKAEEPKAEAPKAEEAPKAEEAPKAEEAPEAAAEESEEKKED from the coding sequence ATGGCTGATTCATTCACTAAGACTGTGTCTGTACAGGATCTGCTCGATGCAGGTCTGCACTTTGGTCACCAGACCAAACGCTGGAACCCGAAAATGAAGCGCTATATCCACAGCGCGAAAAACGGGATCTACATCATCGACCTGAATAAAACGATGTCCCAGCTGGAGCTGGCGAAAACCTTCCTGAACGATGTCATTCTGCGCGGCGAAAAAATTCTGTTCGTCGGCACCAAAAAACAGGCTCGTGAAATTTTCCAGGGCTGTGCCGAAGATACAAACCAGCCCTACGTAGTACATCGCTGGCTCGGCGGCATGCTGACCAACAATAAAACCATCCGTTCTTCGGTAAGCCGTATGCGTGAACTGCAGAAGATGGAAAAAGACGGTTCCATGGACAAACTGCCGAAAAAGGAAGTTTCCGTACTTCGCCGCGAGCTCAACAAACTGGAACGCAACCTGACCGGTATTGCCCAGATGGACAAAAAGCCGGGTGCCCTTTTTGTGGTTGACCTCAAGCGTGAACGTCTGGCCCTGGCGGAAGCCAAGCGTCTGAACATTCCGATTGTAGCCCTGGTTGATACCAATGCGGATCCGGACCTCGTGGATTACCCGATCCCGGGCAACGACGACTCACTTCGCTCCATCGGCCTGATCTGCGAAGTACTCGGCGAGACCATGAAAGCCGCCGATGCCGAATACACCGCCAAAGCCAAAGCTGAGCGCGAAAAACGCGAAGCCGCTGAAGCCGAAGAACGCGCAAAAGCTAAAGCTGCACGCGAAGAGCGCCAGAAAAAAGAAGCCGAAGATAAGAAGAAGCGCGAAGAAGTGCTGAAGAAAATCAAAGAGCAGAAGAAAAAAGCCGACGAAGCCAAAAAGGCCGAAGCGGAAGCCGCTGCTCCGGCTGAAGAAGTAAAAGAAGCTAAAGCCGAAGAGCCGAAAGCTGAAGCACCGAAAGCCGAAGAAGCTCCGAAAGCCGAAGAAGCACCGAAAGCCGAAGAAGCTCCGGAAGCTGCCGCTGAAGAATCTGAAGAGAAAAAAGAAGACTAA
- a CDS encoding thioredoxin domain-containing protein — protein MTESENHSFTNRLIHEKSPYLLQHAQNPVDWYPWGDEAFEVAKAADKPIFLSIGYATCHWCHVMEHESFENAEIAQLMNEAFICIKVDREERPDIDHIYMRVCQMMTGQGGWPLTIMMTPDKAPFHAATYVPPAQRHGRMGMKQLVQRISNVWNNQRKKVLESAGQITDVLTQQQGEGDGSELEPGLLEAGYHELMNQYDKPFGGFGLQPKFPSPHRLFFLLRQGKAEGVAAAEHTLSAMRKGGVFDQVGFGFHRYSTDRRWLLPHFEKMLYDQALLAMAYTEAYELTGKPFYKQVTEEILEYVMRDMTVPDEPSRHSGGAFYSAEDADSEGEEGRFYIWTAEEMKSVLGDDYHFVSKHWNVKDSGNFRDEASGQQRPENIPYLSEWLSDEDAVRISESRKKLFAVREKRIHPLKDTKVLADWNGLMIAALAKAGRAFGTEHYIRAAERAATFIAAEMQSEDGRLQHRWREGHTAVPGQLEDYAFMIFGLLELYDSTLDFQYLEKALNYQTILDEHFADDAGGGYFMTADDAEALIVRPKELYDGAIPSGNSVQLYNLLKLARLTGNPKLEQKALKTGAAFCGVIERSPSSFAQALTALQFAVGETVEVVVVGGKEEARPMIEYLHSVYQPGRVMLHKDADHADQLAVIAPFTKEQQMIDGKPTVYICRNFACEKPVNTLEELKGRITAMRRNPRRS, from the coding sequence ATGACCGAATCTGAAAATCACTCCTTCACCAACCGCCTGATTCATGAAAAAAGCCCGTATCTGCTGCAGCATGCGCAAAATCCGGTGGACTGGTATCCGTGGGGCGATGAGGCGTTTGAGGTTGCGAAGGCCGCGGATAAACCCATTTTTCTTTCCATCGGATATGCGACGTGTCACTGGTGCCATGTGATGGAGCATGAATCGTTCGAAAATGCTGAAATTGCCCAACTGATGAACGAGGCGTTTATTTGCATCAAAGTCGACCGCGAGGAACGGCCCGATATTGATCACATATATATGAGGGTCTGCCAGATGATGACCGGGCAGGGGGGCTGGCCGCTGACGATTATGATGACGCCTGATAAAGCCCCTTTTCATGCAGCAACGTATGTGCCACCGGCTCAGCGTCATGGACGGATGGGGATGAAACAGTTGGTGCAGCGAATTTCCAATGTCTGGAACAATCAGCGTAAGAAGGTGCTCGAGTCCGCCGGGCAGATCACCGATGTGCTTACACAGCAGCAAGGGGAGGGCGACGGATCGGAACTGGAGCCCGGGTTACTGGAGGCCGGTTATCATGAACTGATGAATCAGTATGATAAGCCGTTCGGCGGTTTCGGACTTCAGCCCAAGTTTCCTTCGCCGCACCGGCTGTTTTTTCTATTGCGTCAGGGAAAAGCGGAGGGTGTGGCTGCGGCCGAGCACACGCTTTCGGCCATGCGGAAAGGCGGAGTGTTTGATCAGGTCGGCTTCGGCTTTCACCGCTATTCAACGGACCGGAGATGGCTTTTGCCGCATTTTGAAAAAATGCTCTATGATCAGGCGCTACTGGCGATGGCTTATACCGAGGCCTATGAGTTGACCGGGAAACCGTTTTATAAGCAGGTGACCGAAGAGATTCTTGAATATGTGATGCGCGACATGACGGTGCCCGATGAGCCATCCCGCCATTCGGGGGGCGCATTTTATTCGGCGGAGGATGCGGACTCTGAAGGTGAAGAGGGGCGGTTTTATATTTGGACCGCGGAGGAGATGAAATCAGTCCTCGGTGACGATTATCATTTTGTTTCCAAGCATTGGAATGTGAAGGATAGCGGTAATTTTCGTGATGAAGCTTCCGGTCAGCAGCGTCCCGAGAATATTCCGTATTTATCTGAGTGGTTGTCCGATGAAGATGCTGTGCGGATTTCCGAATCCCGGAAAAAGTTGTTTGCGGTTCGTGAGAAACGGATTCATCCCTTAAAAGATACCAAAGTGCTGGCGGACTGGAACGGACTGATGATTGCTGCGTTGGCCAAAGCCGGCCGCGCATTCGGGACGGAGCACTATATTCGGGCTGCTGAGCGCGCGGCGACTTTTATTGCTGCGGAAATGCAGAGTGAAGACGGCAGACTTCAGCATCGCTGGCGGGAGGGGCATACGGCGGTACCGGGGCAGCTGGAAGATTATGCCTTTATGATTTTCGGTTTGCTGGAGCTCTATGACAGCACACTGGATTTCCAGTATCTGGAAAAGGCTCTGAATTATCAGACGATTCTTGATGAACACTTTGCTGATGATGCGGGGGGCGGATATTTTATGACGGCTGACGATGCCGAAGCACTGATAGTTCGGCCGAAGGAGCTGTATGACGGTGCAATTCCTTCCGGAAATTCTGTGCAGTTGTATAATCTGCTGAAACTGGCGAGGCTGACCGGTAATCCGAAACTGGAGCAAAAGGCATTGAAAACCGGAGCGGCGTTCTGCGGCGTGATTGAAAGGTCACCTTCCAGCTTTGCCCAGGCTCTGACCGCACTGCAGTTTGCGGTCGGAGAAACGGTTGAGGTCGTAGTTGTGGGGGGTAAGGAAGAGGCCCGACCGATGATTGAATACCTGCATTCGGTTTATCAGCCGGGCAGAGTGATGCTGCACAAGGACGCAGACCATGCGGATCAACTTGCCGTGATCGCTCCGTTTACCAAAGAACAGCAGATGATCGATGGGAAACCGACAGTTTATATCTGCCGGAATTTTGCCTGCGAAAAACCGGTTAATACGCTTGAGGAACTGAAAGGGCGGATTACAGCGATGCGTAGGAATCCTCGTAGGTCATGA
- a CDS encoding sigma-70 family RNA polymerase sigma factor produces MDISDIDCIKAYLGGDADALAPMVEKYKRPLYSFILKMTEGREDADEIFQETWFRALKNVHKFKHKNFLNWLFRIAHNLVIDRARRNRKNVSMQSGAGGDDGNSTLEDHLAAPGITPAEETGGTMLGSRIEQAVSTLSPEQKEVFMLRMYGNVSFKEIARLQKCSINTCLARMQYALGKLRSILKDEYEELQEAMS; encoded by the coding sequence ATGGATATTTCGGACATTGATTGTATAAAAGCCTATCTTGGCGGCGATGCAGATGCACTCGCGCCGATGGTGGAAAAATATAAACGTCCGCTCTATTCATTTATTCTGAAAATGACTGAAGGCCGCGAAGACGCCGACGAGATTTTTCAGGAAACCTGGTTCCGGGCCCTCAAAAACGTACATAAGTTCAAACATAAGAACTTTCTCAACTGGCTCTTTCGTATTGCGCACAATCTGGTTATCGACCGTGCGCGCCGGAACAGAAAAAATGTCTCGATGCAGAGCGGAGCTGGCGGGGACGATGGCAATTCCACGCTGGAAGACCATCTGGCCGCTCCGGGCATCACCCCGGCAGAAGAAACCGGCGGAACGATGCTGGGCAGCCGAATTGAGCAGGCCGTAAGCACCCTTTCTCCGGAACAGAAAGAAGTCTTTATGCTCCGAATGTACGGTAACGTTTCGTTTAAGGAAATCGCCCGGCTGCAAAAGTGCTCGATCAATACTTGTTTAGCCCGGATGCAATATGCATTGGGCAAATTACGTTCTATATTAAAGGACGAATATGAAGAACTTCAGGAGGCCATGTCATGA
- a CDS encoding pilus assembly FimT family protein → MSRRAFTLMEVMLVIVIVAIITGVSLPYFSGTIKGAGLKTTARTISRMSRYARSMAIMREEMMTIVLNQETMEIFLGGELVQTNSADGEIDQDILKRLGYKDGEGTSDETAGIEKEVHKILPKGLTVREFDKEWTEEDDEYPDLCLIRFFPNGQCEKFEIEIEDKRGVAIRMENDPISGKITSEFLQ, encoded by the coding sequence TTGAGCAGACGGGCATTCACCCTTATGGAGGTGATGCTTGTCATTGTGATTGTCGCCATCATTACCGGTGTTTCACTGCCTTATTTTTCGGGAACAATCAAAGGGGCCGGTCTGAAAACCACCGCCCGTACCATCAGCCGCATGAGCCGCTATGCGCGAAGCATGGCGATTATGCGCGAAGAAATGATGACGATTGTGCTGAACCAGGAAACCATGGAAATCTTTCTCGGCGGCGAGCTGGTTCAAACCAACTCAGCCGATGGCGAAATCGATCAGGATATCCTGAAACGGCTGGGCTATAAAGACGGGGAAGGCACCTCCGACGAAACTGCAGGCATTGAAAAAGAAGTCCATAAAATTCTTCCTAAAGGACTCACAGTCCGCGAATTCGACAAGGAATGGACGGAAGAGGACGATGAATATCCTGACCTCTGCCTGATCCGTTTCTTCCCGAATGGACAGTGCGAAAAGTTTGAAATTGAGATCGAAGATAAACGCGGTGTCGCGATCCGCATGGAAAACGATCCCATCTCCGGAAAAATTACTTCAGAATTTCTGCAATAG